One genomic region from Saprospiraceae bacterium encodes:
- a CDS encoding glycoside hydrolase family 5 protein, with protein MNKIIIFVFINLISNFLSFGQSRISVSGNKFINEQNQTIIFKGYSSSDPDKLVYNGHWNQDYFDELKAWGANIVRFPVHPQAWRKHGKNNYQNLLDQGIEYAQKAGLYVIIDWHSIGNLKSALFQSPNYDTDLKETFEFWRAMASRYKDNPTVAFFELFNEPTVFNGQLGVCSWDDWKKINEEIITIIRAYGAKAVPLVAGFNWAYDLTAAGASPINAEGIAYVSHPYPMKKPQPWEDKWTADWGFMAAKYPVILTEVGFCGADDVGAHIPVISDESYGDAMVAYCRNKGISLVAWVFDPNWAPRMFSDWEYTPSRQGKYWKEAFRKF; from the coding sequence ATGAATAAAATTATAATATTTGTCTTTATTAACCTGATATCGAATTTTTTGTCATTTGGGCAATCCCGAATATCTGTTTCAGGCAATAAATTTATTAATGAACAAAATCAGACCATCATATTTAAAGGGTATAGTTCCAGTGATCCGGACAAGCTGGTATACAATGGTCATTGGAACCAGGATTATTTTGATGAACTTAAAGCCTGGGGAGCCAATATCGTGCGATTTCCTGTTCATCCCCAGGCCTGGAGAAAACATGGAAAGAATAATTATCAAAATCTGTTGGATCAAGGAATAGAATACGCTCAAAAGGCAGGCCTATATGTCATTATTGATTGGCATAGTATCGGCAATCTTAAATCCGCGCTATTTCAATCTCCTAATTATGATACTGATCTAAAAGAGACCTTTGAATTTTGGCGAGCGATGGCATCCAGATACAAAGACAATCCTACGGTCGCGTTTTTTGAATTATTCAATGAGCCTACCGTGTTTAATGGTCAATTGGGTGTGTGCAGTTGGGACGATTGGAAAAAAATCAATGAAGAGATCATTACAATCATCAGAGCGTATGGAGCTAAAGCAGTGCCTCTGGTAGCTGGTTTTAACTGGGCTTATGATCTTACTGCCGCAGGAGCCTCCCCCATCAATGCCGAAGGCATAGCATATGTGTCCCACCCATATCCTATGAAAAAGCCACAACCCTGGGAAGATAAATGGACAGCCGATTGGGGATTTATGGCTGCTAAATATCCTGTGATATTGACAGAAGTCGGATTTTGTGGTGCGGATGATGTCGGGGCACATATACCGGTGATCAGTGATGAATCTTATGGTGATGCAATGGTGGCATACTGTAGAAACAAAGGGATTTCATTGGTGGCCTGGGTTTTTGATCCCAATTGGGCACCTCGTATGTTTAGTGATTGGGAGTACACTCCAAGTCGCCAGGGAAAATACTGGAAGGAAGCCTTCAGGAAATTTTAA
- the alaS gene encoding alanine--tRNA ligase: MTSKEIRRHFLDFFQSKSHYIERSAPIVLKNDPTLLFTNAGMNQFKDLFLGNKPIVYPRIADTQKCLRVSGKHNDLEEVGLDGYHHTMFEMLGNWSFGDYFKKEAIDWAWELLTQVLHIDPERMYASIFTGDPTENLDRDLEAAGYWANYLPEDRIILGSKKDNFWEMGDTGPCGPCSEIHVDIRSEEERKKIPGKDLVNQGHPLVIEIWNLVFIQFNRKADGRLEELPAKHVDTGMGFERLCMVLQHKTSSYDTDVFSALISFVEKHSGIKYKGSYEITAKTDIAMRVLADHIRAVAFTIADGELPSNGGAGYVIRRILRRAVRYYYSFLEIKQPFFYKLVPVLADYFDEVFPELIQQKDFVSKVIEEEEKSFLRTLEAGLKRLELLTNKNHTLSGHDAFELYDTFGFPIDLTKLICGEKNVIVDEGGFDAELAKQRARSRAAAVTETGDWVIVHEGKETQFVGYDQSEVDGVSILKFRSIKSKDKVEHQLVLDTTPFYAEGGGQLGDIGILQTPHETIRIINTKKENDLPLHYVDTLPQDPYAKFYASIDTDRRRKIENNHSATHLLHAALRQVLGEHVHQKGSLVSDQYLRFDFSHFQKVSAEELTLIEHIVNQKIRENITLEESRSIPIAQAQASGAMMLFGEKYGENVRMITFDPAYSRELCGGCHVSATGKISLLKITSEGAVAAGVRRIEAITADAVEEFLESNEQLLGHIKAALKNPKDVLQSLTLLLEENKSLKSQLSDYQSKEIAAIKQSLMAGVKNVDGIHYVISDLGIVDEKDAKTLSFQLEKELGNAYILFGLISNHKPMLMLHISAELVKSKSMNAVMIIKDLAAHIQGGGGGQPFYATAGGKKADGIHAALNEAKSKLK, encoded by the coding sequence ATGACTTCAAAGGAGATAAGACGACACTTTTTGGACTTTTTTCAATCAAAATCACATTACATAGAGCGATCAGCCCCGATCGTGCTTAAAAACGATCCGACTCTTTTATTTACAAATGCCGGAATGAATCAATTTAAAGATTTATTCCTGGGAAATAAGCCAATAGTCTATCCGAGGATAGCTGATACCCAAAAATGCTTAAGGGTATCTGGCAAGCACAATGATCTGGAAGAAGTTGGTCTGGATGGCTACCACCACACCATGTTTGAAATGTTGGGCAACTGGTCTTTTGGAGACTATTTTAAAAAAGAAGCTATCGACTGGGCATGGGAGCTCCTTACGCAGGTATTGCACATTGATCCGGAAAGGATGTATGCCAGTATATTTACCGGTGATCCGACCGAAAACCTCGATCGTGACCTTGAAGCTGCGGGATATTGGGCAAATTATCTTCCTGAAGACAGAATCATTCTTGGATCAAAAAAGGATAATTTCTGGGAAATGGGTGACACCGGCCCTTGTGGACCTTGCTCTGAAATCCATGTAGACATCAGGAGTGAAGAAGAGCGAAAAAAAATACCCGGCAAAGACCTGGTCAATCAGGGGCATCCTCTGGTCATAGAGATCTGGAACCTGGTCTTTATTCAATTTAATCGCAAAGCGGACGGAAGACTGGAAGAGCTACCTGCCAAACATGTAGATACAGGTATGGGTTTTGAAAGATTATGCATGGTGCTGCAACACAAAACCTCTTCTTATGATACCGATGTATTCAGCGCACTTATATCTTTTGTAGAAAAACATAGTGGCATTAAATACAAGGGGTCCTATGAAATTACAGCCAAAACGGACATTGCCATGAGAGTATTGGCTGATCACATTCGGGCAGTGGCTTTCACGATTGCGGATGGCGAGTTGCCGAGCAATGGAGGTGCGGGATATGTGATCCGTAGGATATTGCGCCGGGCTGTTCGATATTATTATTCATTTCTTGAGATAAAACAACCATTTTTTTATAAGTTGGTACCTGTATTGGCCGATTATTTTGATGAAGTATTTCCAGAGTTGATCCAGCAAAAAGATTTTGTAAGCAAGGTGATCGAAGAGGAAGAAAAATCATTTCTCAGAACTCTGGAAGCCGGCTTAAAAAGGTTAGAATTATTAACCAATAAAAACCATACACTTTCCGGCCACGATGCCTTCGAACTGTACGATACCTTTGGATTTCCAATAGATCTTACCAAGCTGATCTGTGGTGAAAAAAATGTCATAGTGGATGAAGGGGGATTTGATGCAGAACTTGCCAAGCAAAGAGCTCGATCCAGAGCAGCAGCGGTAACAGAGACCGGAGATTGGGTGATCGTGCACGAAGGCAAAGAGACACAATTCGTAGGGTATGACCAGTCAGAAGTCGATGGAGTGAGCATACTCAAATTCAGAAGCATAAAATCTAAGGATAAGGTCGAACATCAACTGGTATTGGATACTACTCCATTCTATGCAGAAGGAGGGGGTCAACTTGGTGATATCGGTATCTTACAAACACCTCATGAGACCATCAGGATCATTAACACTAAAAAAGAAAATGACCTGCCTCTCCATTATGTCGATACCTTACCACAGGATCCGTATGCAAAATTTTATGCATCTATAGATACTGACCGAAGGAGAAAGATAGAAAACAATCACAGTGCCACGCACCTCTTGCATGCCGCACTGCGACAAGTATTGGGAGAACATGTACATCAAAAAGGATCCCTGGTGAGTGACCAATATCTTAGGTTTGATTTTTCGCATTTTCAAAAAGTGAGTGCTGAAGAACTTACACTTATAGAGCATATCGTCAACCAAAAGATAAGAGAAAATATAACGCTGGAAGAATCGAGAAGTATCCCCATAGCGCAGGCACAGGCATCAGGAGCCATGATGCTTTTTGGAGAGAAATACGGTGAAAATGTACGTATGATTACCTTTGATCCAGCCTATTCAAGAGAATTGTGTGGGGGTTGTCATGTGAGTGCTACCGGAAAAATAAGTTTGTTGAAAATCACGAGTGAAGGGGCCGTCGCTGCAGGGGTGCGCAGAATAGAAGCCATCACAGCTGATGCAGTAGAGGAGTTTCTTGAATCAAACGAACAGTTATTGGGTCATATAAAAGCAGCTCTCAAAAATCCTAAGGATGTCCTTCAATCTTTGACGCTGCTGTTAGAGGAGAATAAATCACTTAAATCTCAGTTGTCTGACTATCAGTCCAAAGAAATCGCAGCGATAAAACAATCTTTGATGGCTGGTGTAAAAAATGTTGATGGGATTCATTATGTGATCAGCGACCTGGGTATCGTAGATGAAAAAGATGCTAAAACATTATCTTTTCAACTGGAAAAAGAGTTGGGAAATGCTTATATCCTATTTGGCTTAATATCCAATCATAAACCCATGCTGATGCTGCATATATCAGCTGAACTGGTAAAATCTAAAAGTATGAACGCTGTAATGATCATAAAGGATCTGGCTGCTCATATACAGGGTGGCGGTGGCGGTCAGCCTTTTTATGCAACTGCCGGCGGCAAAAAGGCAGATGGCATACATGCAGCATTGAACGAAGCCAAGTCCAAACTGAAATGA
- a CDS encoding M23 family metallopeptidase, with amino-acid sequence MAGKTTKYVFNQHTLQFEKSVEPIKIKLVKIFSFLSTALVSGLLVFFIFHKYLPSPNEKILVSELETVQQHYGAMADQLDLMAKALDNIQKRDADVHRQLLGMDPIDEDIWNGGKGGHDLLNEFRNLPTTGELVGQTANKLSQLERQLVLQSQSLDKLQESASHKEEMLASIPSIKPVRVDKLNRSLRFLSGFGMRLHPIHKIRKMHTGIDFSAPKGTPIQVTGNGRVVEIEKNYSGYGNCVRVDHGFGYLTLYAHMDRVDVKVGQEVKKGNQLGVIGSTGSSTAPHCHYEVRYKGTPINPINFCLDNLTPLEYQELVKLSEQQNQSLD; translated from the coding sequence ATGGCAGGAAAAACTACTAAATACGTTTTTAATCAGCACACTCTACAGTTTGAAAAATCTGTTGAGCCTATTAAAATAAAACTGGTCAAGATATTTTCATTCCTCTCTACTGCCCTGGTCAGCGGTCTTCTGGTTTTCTTTATCTTTCATAAATACCTGCCATCCCCCAATGAAAAAATATTGGTTTCTGAGTTGGAGACGGTCCAGCAGCATTATGGTGCTATGGCTGACCAATTGGACCTGATGGCTAAAGCCCTGGACAATATCCAAAAAAGAGATGCTGATGTGCACCGCCAGTTGCTGGGTATGGACCCCATCGATGAAGACATCTGGAATGGTGGTAAAGGGGGGCATGACTTGTTAAATGAATTTCGAAATCTGCCTACTACAGGCGAATTGGTAGGCCAAACCGCCAATAAATTATCCCAGTTGGAGCGACAATTGGTGTTACAATCACAATCTCTCGACAAGCTACAAGAATCTGCTTCACATAAAGAAGAAATGCTGGCTTCTATCCCTTCTATCAAACCTGTAAGAGTAGACAAACTGAATCGAAGTCTTAGATTTTTGTCTGGCTTCGGTATGCGATTGCATCCGATTCATAAGATCAGGAAGATGCATACCGGAATAGATTTTTCGGCTCCAAAAGGTACCCCAATCCAGGTCACTGGCAACGGCAGAGTCGTCGAAATTGAAAAAAATTACTCAGGTTATGGCAATTGCGTTAGAGTAGATCACGGTTTTGGTTACCTTACTTTATACGCCCATATGGATCGGGTGGATGTCAAGGTAGGCCAGGAAGTAAAAAAAGGCAATCAGTTAGGAGTGATTGGCAGTACTGGTTCTTCTACTGCACCTCATTGTCATTACGAAGTAAGATATAAAGGCACTCCTATCAATCCAATCAACTTTTGCCTCGATAATCTGACCCCACTAGAATACCAGGAATTGGTAAAACTCTCTGAACAACAGAACCAGTCACTGGATTAA
- a CDS encoding DUF3667 domain-containing protein has protein sequence MICSNCSFQETQDAKFCSSCGQQFGPAKLTITEFIKDLIDHVFNLDTSFFRTIGRIFIPGQLTLDYFNGYRKRYYHPLRLFFVLLVIHLGVLGGLIPFDIIFNQISKQTNKIQTQNLVKSELEHFAANSKDKASRLAVDSIKSWFEIGQDTSAKTANNLNGNLSVFGRTNIPLSDIILLSNDSLASKYKLPNYWLKLGYRQVQKFLLDPKAMIRYVLGNISWMMIIMVPMIALFMKLLFRRKSRFYIEHLFYLYHWHAVAFLLGTLLVFFMRNYIQYYVVPYFGLIILFGIIAWKRYYQQGWLKTLFKFMAMGFAYLMLFAFFLSLTMVISFGFF, from the coding sequence ATGATCTGTTCTAATTGCAGCTTTCAAGAAACTCAAGACGCAAAATTCTGTTCTTCCTGCGGCCAACAGTTTGGCCCGGCTAAACTTACCATTACGGAATTTATCAAAGACCTCATAGATCATGTATTCAATCTGGATACTTCTTTTTTCAGAACCATTGGCAGGATTTTTATTCCCGGCCAGTTGACACTTGATTATTTTAATGGATACCGCAAGCGATATTATCATCCATTGCGATTGTTTTTCGTCCTTTTGGTTATTCATTTGGGAGTCCTTGGTGGACTCATCCCCTTTGATATTATTTTCAATCAAATCAGCAAACAAACCAATAAGATCCAGACTCAAAATCTGGTCAAATCAGAATTAGAACATTTTGCTGCTAATAGTAAAGACAAAGCGTCCAGGCTAGCCGTAGATAGTATCAAATCCTGGTTCGAAATAGGTCAGGATACCAGTGCCAAAACAGCTAATAATTTGAACGGCAACCTTTCAGTTTTCGGTAGAACCAATATACCATTATCGGATATCATCCTCCTCTCTAACGATTCCCTGGCTTCAAAATATAAGTTGCCCAATTATTGGTTAAAACTAGGATATCGCCAGGTTCAAAAATTTTTATTGGATCCAAAAGCCATGATCAGGTATGTACTGGGCAATATCTCCTGGATGATGATCATTATGGTACCTATGATCGCTTTATTTATGAAACTGCTATTTCGTAGAAAAAGCCGGTTTTATATTGAACATTTATTTTATTTATATCATTGGCATGCAGTTGCTTTTCTCCTTGGGACCTTATTGGTATTCTTCATGAGGAATTATATCCAATACTATGTCGTTCCTTATTTTGGATTGATCATTTTATTCGGCATCATTGCTTGGAAACGATATTATCAACAAGGCTGGCTAAAAACCCTTTTTAAGTTTATGGCGATGGGCTTTGCTTACCTCATGTTGTTTGCATTTTTTCTTTCCCTGACTATGGTTATAAGTTTTGGCTTTTTTTGA
- the gatB gene encoding Asp-tRNA(Asn)/Glu-tRNA(Gln) amidotransferase subunit GatB — MQWETIIGLEIHIQLNTRTKAFCADEAKFSNDPNTQVSIVSLAHPGTLPKLNSQQIESAIKLGLAMNSQINQASYFERKQYFYPDLPKGYQISQQASPICIGGHLDFVTTEGPKTIRLHHIHMEEDAGKSVHDTDPVWSKIDLNRAGVPLLEMVTEPDFRTAEEVSVFLTDLQRLVRYLDISDANMEEGSMRCDVNISVRPIGTQELRERCEVKNVNSRRFARKAIEFEVQRQIDLWENGHIVKRQTMQFVPEEGITTPIRQKEDAHDYRYFPDPDLPPIIITQDRLNQIKLSIPSLPQQLLDTLIKDKNLSRSDATVLIEDRSIAEYYLKLVHDHPFLNKSAANWMIQTILPHLKDQNKSIDQLSITPNNLLLLLSTIQADKLSMNQAHEIWQEALRSPSKSIAELISLKISSAPVLDIYLVVEELFTAFPTEAAEYKSGKKKLLGFFLGEVKKRYPGVNVKEVQSVLSAL, encoded by the coding sequence ATGCAGTGGGAAACAATCATCGGCCTCGAAATACATATCCAGCTCAATACGCGCACCAAAGCATTCTGTGCTGATGAGGCAAAATTTTCTAATGATCCAAATACCCAGGTCAGTATAGTCTCCCTGGCCCATCCCGGTACCCTGCCCAAATTAAACTCCCAACAAATCGAATCAGCGATCAAACTCGGTCTGGCCATGAATAGTCAGATCAACCAGGCTTCTTATTTCGAGCGCAAACAATATTTTTATCCCGACTTGCCTAAAGGATACCAGATCTCACAGCAAGCGAGTCCAATTTGCATTGGGGGCCATCTCGATTTCGTGACTACAGAAGGCCCAAAGACCATACGCCTACACCATATCCACATGGAAGAAGATGCCGGAAAATCCGTGCATGATACCGATCCAGTCTGGTCCAAGATCGATCTCAACCGGGCAGGTGTCCCCTTGCTTGAGATGGTCACAGAGCCAGATTTTCGCACCGCTGAAGAGGTGTCGGTTTTTTTAACTGACCTGCAGCGATTGGTGAGATATCTTGACATCTCTGATGCCAACATGGAAGAAGGCTCTATGCGCTGTGATGTCAATATTTCAGTTCGCCCCATTGGCACTCAAGAACTCCGTGAAAGATGTGAGGTGAAAAATGTCAATTCGAGACGCTTCGCCCGCAAAGCCATTGAGTTCGAAGTTCAGCGACAAATAGACCTATGGGAAAATGGTCATATTGTCAAAAGGCAAACGATGCAGTTTGTGCCTGAGGAAGGCATCACGACACCGATCCGTCAAAAAGAAGATGCGCATGATTACCGTTATTTTCCAGACCCGGACCTGCCTCCCATTATTATTACTCAGGATAGATTGAATCAGATCAAACTGTCCATCCCGTCACTGCCACAACAATTGCTGGATACCCTCATTAAAGATAAAAATCTGAGCAGATCTGATGCTACAGTATTGATAGAAGATAGATCTATAGCTGAATACTATTTGAAACTGGTCCATGACCATCCCTTTCTAAATAAATCTGCAGCCAATTGGATGATCCAAACTATTCTGCCTCATCTCAAAGATCAAAACAAATCGATTGATCAACTATCCATAACACCAAACAATCTGCTTCTATTACTCTCTACCATACAAGCCGATAAACTCAGTATGAATCAGGCTCATGAAATCTGGCAGGAAGCCCTCCGCAGCCCATCAAAATCCATAGCTGAACTTATATCATTAAAAATATCCTCTGCGCCTGTCCTGGATATATATCTTGTGGTCGAAGAGCTATTCACAGCCTTTCCAACAGAAGCAGCTGAATACAAAAGCGGAAAAAAGAAATTATTAGGATTCTTTTTGGGCGAAGTAAAAAAACGGTATCCAGGAGTGAATGTAAAGGAAGTACAAAGTGTATTGTCTGCTTTGTAA
- a CDS encoding DUF1080 domain-containing protein, with amino-acid sequence MRSVVKFLSGQKAGAIPFIFALFLTFSLNGQDPWRPLFNGKNFSGWKQVGDSALFIVLDSAIVLHQKANTREHTFLRTNEKYRNFILELDAKRDSQFYYGILFRAINAPDSAHVRLYGYQIKVDHIPTRNWTGGIYDDFGNTWNWLYPLTNNKAAQIALHPPGTWDHYRIEAIGNVIKTWVNGIEATHMKNKKYRKGYIALKIHFLGPNLDMEQPTGWVKNIKILNRNLKQYMLPMKIGISEIN; translated from the coding sequence ATGAGATCTGTTGTCAAATTCTTATCAGGGCAAAAAGCAGGTGCAATCCCATTTATATTCGCTCTTTTTTTGACTTTTTCATTAAATGGTCAGGACCCCTGGAGGCCCCTGTTCAATGGCAAGAATTTTTCAGGATGGAAGCAAGTTGGAGACTCAGCGCTTTTCATTGTCCTGGATAGTGCTATAGTACTTCATCAAAAAGCCAATACCCGGGAGCATACTTTTTTAAGAACAAATGAAAAGTATCGAAACTTTATTTTGGAGTTAGACGCAAAACGAGATTCTCAATTTTATTATGGCATATTGTTTAGAGCTATTAATGCCCCGGATTCTGCCCATGTCAGACTATACGGTTATCAAATCAAGGTTGATCATATACCGACACGCAACTGGACCGGAGGGATCTATGACGACTTTGGAAATACGTGGAACTGGCTATACCCTTTGACAAATAATAAGGCTGCTCAAATTGCCTTGCACCCACCTGGTACCTGGGATCATTATAGAATAGAAGCCATTGGTAATGTTATTAAAACTTGGGTGAATGGGATAGAGGCTACCCATATGAAGAATAAAAAGTATCGTAAAGGATATATTGCATTGAAGATTCATTTTTTGGGGCCAAATCTTGACATGGAGCAGCCAACCGGATGGGTAAAAAATATCAAGATCTTGAATCGAAACCTTAAGCAATATATGCTGCCCATGAAAATCGGGATATCAGAGATCAATTAA
- a CDS encoding DUF1080 domain-containing protein, with translation MFKAISFFAFFLYSINSIGQHQPKWQYLFDGRSQQGWSILGMPAIVKIRDSSIVLHMTPYTSRHAFVRTNKKYRNFIFEVQFRRDLDIDSGILFRSIDAPDTAFHDLYGYMVKIDPSQTRLWTGGVFLDFGNGLQWLYPLDKDENAKHAERKQGEWNTIRIEAIGDQIKVWLNDISTVYLMDDKYRKGYIAFKIHYLMNEKEKADLEIAYREPRIITKHLSKYLRPSSVAIKDTRGLNEVKYFR, from the coding sequence ATGTTTAAGGCTATTTCTTTTTTTGCTTTCTTTTTATATTCCATCAATTCCATAGGACAACATCAGCCTAAGTGGCAGTATTTGTTTGATGGTAGGTCACAACAAGGCTGGTCGATACTGGGTATGCCTGCCATTGTAAAGATCAGAGACAGCAGCATAGTACTGCATATGACGCCATATACCTCGCGTCATGCATTTGTGCGAACCAATAAGAAGTACCGAAATTTTATCTTCGAAGTTCAGTTTAGAAGAGATCTTGATATTGATTCCGGTATATTGTTTAGAAGTATTGATGCGCCAGATACTGCCTTCCACGATTTGTATGGCTATATGGTAAAAATAGATCCAAGTCAAACAAGGTTGTGGACAGGTGGTGTGTTTTTGGATTTTGGCAATGGATTGCAATGGTTGTATCCATTGGACAAAGATGAGAACGCTAAACATGCCGAGAGAAAACAGGGAGAATGGAATACTATACGCATAGAGGCTATAGGCGACCAGATAAAAGTATGGCTTAATGATATATCAACAGTGTATCTGATGGATGATAAATATCGAAAAGGATATATTGCTTTCAAAATCCATTATCTCATGAATGAAAAGGAGAAAGCAGATTTGGAAATTGCTTATCGTGAGCCAAGGATAATTACAAAACACCTTTCAAAGTATTTGAGGCCAAGTAGTGTCGCGATAAAAGATACTCGCGGACTCAATGAGGTGAAGTATTTTAGGTGA
- a CDS encoding SDR family oxidoreductase — protein sequence MSNQLLKGKKGIIFGALDEQSIAWKVAERVVEEGATITLTNAPVAMRFGKINELAEKLNAQVIPADATSMDDLTKLFTTSTEVLGGKLDFVLHSIGMSINVRKGKHYTDLNYEWMLKTMDISAISFHRMMQVALKNDSIADWGSILGLTYIAAQRVFPDYNEMADAKALLESIGRSFGYHLGVQKKIRVNTISQSPTWTTAGSGVKGFQEFFDYAQNMSPLGNASALDCANYCVTLFSDLTRMVTMQNLFHDGGFSAMGINPVIFENKSE from the coding sequence ATGTCAAATCAACTTTTAAAAGGTAAAAAAGGTATCATATTTGGAGCTTTGGACGAACAGTCCATTGCTTGGAAAGTGGCTGAAAGAGTGGTTGAAGAAGGTGCTACGATCACATTAACCAATGCACCGGTAGCCATGCGATTTGGTAAAATCAATGAACTGGCAGAAAAATTGAATGCCCAGGTAATACCGGCAGATGCTACCTCGATGGACGACCTGACCAAATTATTTACTACTTCTACCGAAGTGCTGGGAGGAAAATTAGATTTTGTACTTCATTCCATTGGGATGTCTATCAATGTGCGCAAGGGCAAACATTATACGGATCTCAATTATGAATGGATGTTAAAAACCATGGATATCTCTGCAATCTCCTTTCATCGCATGATGCAAGTAGCCTTGAAAAATGACAGTATTGCTGACTGGGGTTCTATCCTGGGACTTACCTACATCGCAGCCCAAAGAGTATTTCCCGATTATAATGAAATGGCAGATGCTAAGGCTTTGTTGGAATCTATTGGCAGAAGTTTTGGGTATCACCTGGGTGTACAAAAAAAGATCAGAGTCAATACGATCTCGCAATCGCCCACCTGGACGACGGCTGGCAGTGGTGTAAAAGGATTTCAGGAGTTTTTTGATTATGCTCAGAATATGTCACCTCTAGGCAATGCATCAGCTTTGGATTGTGCTAATTATTGCGTCACCCTGTTTTCTGATCTTACCCGTATGGTCACCATGCAAAATCTATTTCACGACGGAGGATTTTCTGCAATGGGTATTAATCCGGTTATTTTTGAAAATAAAAGTGAATAA